One stretch of Ammospiza nelsoni isolate bAmmNel1 chromosome 21, bAmmNel1.pri, whole genome shotgun sequence DNA includes these proteins:
- the CORO6 gene encoding coronin-6 isoform X2, whose amino-acid sequence MSRRVVRQSKFRHVFGQPVKADQMYEDIRVSKVTCDSSFCAVNPKFVAIIVESGGGGAFIVLPLAKTGRVDKNHPLVTGHTAPVLDIDWCPHNDNVIASASEDTTVMVWQIPDYVPVRNITEPVVTLEGHSKRVSIISWHPTARNVLLSAGCDNLVILWNVGTGEMLLALDDMHTDLIYNVGWNRNGSLLVTTCKDKKVRVIDPRKQQIIAEKTKPHDGTRPIRAIFVADGKIFTTGFSRMSERQLGLWDLNNFEEPIALQEMDTSNGVLLPFYDADSSIVYLCGKGDSSIRYFEITDEAPYVHYLNTYSSKEPQRGMGFMPKRGLDVSKCEIARFFKLHERKCEPIVMTVPRKSDLFQDDLYPDTPGPEPALEADEWLSGKDAEPILISLRDGYVPIKNRELKVVKKNILDSKPPPSPRRRHSTCDSDFSQPALEEVLEEIRALKETVQAQEKRISDLENKLGQFTNGTD is encoded by the exons ATGAGCCGCCGCGTGGTGCGCCAGAGCAAGTTCCGGCACGTCTTCGGGCAGCCGGTGAAGGCAGACCAGATGTACGAGGACATCCGTGTCTCCAAGGTGACGTGTGACAGCTCCTTCTGCGCTGTCAACCCCAAGTTTGTGGCCATCATTGTGGAGTCCGGTGGTGGCGGGGCCTTCATTGTCCTGCCCCTTGCCAAG ACAGGACGGGTGGACAAGAACCACCCGCTGGTGACGGGACACACGGCGCCCGTGCTGGACATCGACTGGTGTCCACACAACGACAACGTCATCGCCAGCGCCTCGGAGGACACCACTGTcatg GTGTGGCAGATCCCCGACTATGTCCCCGTGCGCAACATCACGGAGCCCGTGGTGACACTGGAGGGACACTCCAAGCGGGTGAGCATCATCTCCTGGCACCCCACCGCCCGCAACGTCCTGCTCAGCGCAG GCTGCGACAACCTGGTGATCCTCTGGAACGTGGGCACCggggagatgctgctggctctggacGACATGCACACCGACCTCATCTACAACGTGGGCTGGAACCGCAACGGCAGCCTGCTGGTCACCACGTGCAAGGACAAGAAGGTCCGTGTCATCGACCCCCGCAAGCAGCAGATCATAGCG GAGAAAACCAAACCGCACGACGGCACCCGGCCCATCCGCGCCATCTTCGTGGCCGATGGCAAGATCTTCACCACGGGCTTCAGCAGGATGAGCGAGCGGCAGCTGGGCCTCTGGGACCTG AATAACTTTGAGGAGCCCATTGCCCTGCAAGAGATGGACACGAGCAACGGGGTCCTGCTGCCCTTCTACGACGCCGATTCCAGCATTGTCTACCTCTGTGGGAAG GGTGACAGCAGCATCCGGTACTTCGAGATCACGGACGAGGCTCCCTACGTGCACTACCTGAACACCTACAGCAGCAAGGAGCCCCAGCGGGGCATGGGCTTCATGCCCAAGCGAGGGCTGGATGTCAGCAAGTGTGAGATCGCCAG GTTCTTCAAGCTGCACGAGCGCAAGTGCGAGCCCATTGTCATGACGGTGCCACGCAAG TCAGACCTCTTCCAGGATGACCTGTACCCCGACACGCCAGGCCCCGAGCCGGCCCTGGAGGCAGATGAGTGGCTGTCAGGGAAGGACGCAGAGCCCATCCTCATCTCGCTGCGGGATGGGTACGTGCCCATCAAGAACCGGGAGCTGAAGGTGGTCAAGAAGAACATCCTGGACAGCAAACCCCCGCCAAGCCCCCGGCGCAGGCACTCTACCTGCGACTCAGACTTCTCT cagccagccttggaggaggtgctggaggagatcCGTGCCCTGAAGGAGACGGTCCAAGCGCAGGAGAAGCGCATCTCCGACCTGGAGAACAAACTCGGCCAGTTCACCAACGGCACGGACTAG
- the ANKRD13B gene encoding ankyrin repeat domain-containing protein 13B isoform X2 encodes MLASCSGRKGPEGRYPLHYLVWHNRARDLDRELSAKQADIEQLDPRGRTPLHLATTLGHLECARVLLKHGADVGKENRSGWTVLQEAVSTRDLELVQLVLRYRDYQRAIKRLAGIPVLLEKLRKAQDFYVEMKWEFTSWVPLVSKICPSDTYKVWKSGQNLRVDTTLLGFDHMTWQRGNRSFVFRGQDSSAVVMEIDHDRRVVYLETLALAGHDQEVLLAAVQPTEEQVMGRLTAPVVTTQLDTKNIAFERNKSGILGWRSEKTEMVNGYEAKVYGASNVELITRTRTEHLSDQHKGKSKGCKTPLQSFLGIAEQHVGPNNGTLITQTLSHANPTAITPEEYFNPNFELGNRDMGRPMELTTKTQKFKAKLWLCEDHPLSLCEQVAPIIDLMAISNALFAKLRDFITLRLPPGFPVKIEIPIFHILNARITFGNLNGCDEPVSSLRHSPSSEAPSPSSDSSSVSSSSSLTSCRACEMDPALFEVPRGYSVVGTHQDALREDEDDLLQFAIQQSLLEAGSEYDQVTIWEALTNSKPGTHPMSHEGRRGDRLDSAAHGSPASPRGPGGGAGPGAGRAVPQLRGAAAPGHGAVGAGAGGSGAPDAPGGGGSAAHPAALADGEVTPQPR; translated from the exons ATGCTCGCGTCTTGCTCGGGCAGGAAGGGGCCGGAGGGCAGGTACCCGCTGCATTACCTCGTCTGGCACAACCGCGCCCGTGACCTGGACCGGGAGCTCAGCGCCAAGCAG GCCGACATCGAGCAGCTGGACCCCCGAGGACGCACTCCCCTGCACCTGGCCACCACGCTGGGCCACCTGGAGTGTGCCAGGGTGCTGCTGAAGCATGGCGCCGACGTGGGCAAGGAGAACCGCAGCGGATGGACAG TcctgcaggaggctgtgagCACCCGTGACCTGGAGCTGGTGCAGCTGGTGCTGCGCTACCGCGACTACCAGAGAGCCATCAAGCGCCTGGCAGGGATCCcggtgctgctggagaagctgcgCAAG gCCCAGGACTTCTATGTGGAGATGAAGTGGGAGTTCACCAGCTGGG TGCCCCTGGTGTCCAAGATCTGCCCCAGCGACACCTACAAGGTGTGGAAGAGTGGCCAGAACCTGCGGGTGGACACCACGCTGCTGGGCTTCGACCACATGACCTGGCAGCGGGGCAACCGCAGCTTCGTCTTTCGGGGACAAG ACAGCAGTGCGGTGGTGATGGAGATTGACCACGACAGGCGGGTGGTCTACTTGGAGACGCTGGCCCTGGCCGGCCACgaccaggaggtgctgctggctgctgtgcagcccACCGAGGAGCAGGTGATGGGGCGGCTCACGGCCCCCGTCGTCACCACCCAGCTCGACACCAAGAACATCGCCTTCGAGAG GAACAAGTCTGGGATCCTGGGCTGGAGGAGCGAGAAGACGGAAATGGTGAATGGGTATGAGGCGaag GTCTATGGCGCTTCCAACGTGGAGCTGATCACACGGACACGGACCGAGCACCTCTCAGACCAGCACAAGGGCAAGAGCAAAG GCTGTAAGACCCCCCTGCAATCCTTCCTGGGCATCGCTGAGCAGCACGTGGGGCCCAACAATGGG ACACTGATCACGCAGACACTGAGCCACGCCAACCCCACTGCCATCACCCCCGAGGAGTACTTCAACCCCAACTTCGAGCTGGGCAACCGGGACATGGGGCGGCCCATGGAGCTCACCACCAAGACCCAGAA GTTCAAGGCAAAGCTGTGGCTGTGTGAGGACCACCCGCTGTCCCTGTGTGAGCAGGTTGCCCCCATCATCGATCTCATGGCAATAAGCAACGCGCTCTTCGCCAAACTGCGGGACTTCATCACCCTGCGCCTCCCGCCCGGCTTCCCCGTCAAGATTG aaatcccCATCTTCCATATCCTCAACGCCCGAATAACCTTCGGCAACCTCAATGGGTGTGATGAGCCGGTGAGCTCCCTgcggcacagccccagcagcgaGGCGCCCTCGCCCAGCAGCGACTCCTCCAGcgtcagcagctccagctccctca CCTCGTGCCGAGCGTGTGAGATGGACCCGGCGCTGTTCGAGGTGCCGCGGGGGTACAGCGTGGTGGGCACCCACCAGGATGCCCTGCGGGAGGACGAGGATGACCTGCTGCAGTTTGCCATCCAGCAGAGCCTCCTGGAAGCGGGCAGCGAGTACGACCAG GTGACCATTTGGGAAGCACTGACCAACAGCAAGCCGGGCACCCACCCCATGTCGCACGAGGGCCGCCGGGGAGACAGGTTG GACTCCGCAGCACACGGCAGCCCCGCGTccccccgcggccccggcggcggggccgggccgggcgccgGGCGCGCTGTTCCCCAGCTACGCGGAGCAGCTGCGCCTGGCCATGGCGCTGTCGGCGCGGGAGCAGGAGGAAGCGGAGCGCCGGACGcgccaggaggaggaggatctgcagCGCATCCTGCAGCTCTCGCTGACGGAGAAGTGACCCCGCAGCCCCGCTGA
- the ANKRD13B gene encoding ankyrin repeat domain-containing protein 13B isoform X1 has protein sequence MLASCSGRKGPEGRYPLHYLVWHNRARDLDRELSAKQADIEQLDPRGRTPLHLATTLGHLECARVLLKHGADVGKENRSGWTVLQEAVSTRDLELVQLVLRYRDYQRAIKRLAGIPVLLEKLRKAQDFYVEMKWEFTSWVPLVSKICPSDTYKVWKSGQNLRVDTTLLGFDHMTWQRGNRSFVFRGQDSSAVVMEIDHDRRVVYLETLALAGHDQEVLLAAVQPTEEQVMGRLTAPVVTTQLDTKNIAFERNKSGILGWRSEKTEMVNGYEAKVYGASNVELITRTRTEHLSDQHKGKSKGCKTPLQSFLGIAEQHVGPNNGTLITQTLSHANPTAITPEEYFNPNFELGNRDMGRPMELTTKTQKFKAKLWLCEDHPLSLCEQVAPIIDLMAISNALFAKLRDFITLRLPPGFPVKIEIPIFHILNARITFGNLNGCDEPVSSLRHSPSSEAPSPSSDSSSVSSSSSLTSCRACEMDPALFEVPRGYSVVGTHQDALREDEDDLLQFAIQQSLLEAGSEYDQVTIWEALTNSKPGTHPMSHEGRRGDRTPQHTAAPRPPAAPAAGPGRAPGALFPSYAEQLRLAMALSAREQEEAERRTRQEEEDLQRILQLSLTEK, from the exons ATGCTCGCGTCTTGCTCGGGCAGGAAGGGGCCGGAGGGCAGGTACCCGCTGCATTACCTCGTCTGGCACAACCGCGCCCGTGACCTGGACCGGGAGCTCAGCGCCAAGCAG GCCGACATCGAGCAGCTGGACCCCCGAGGACGCACTCCCCTGCACCTGGCCACCACGCTGGGCCACCTGGAGTGTGCCAGGGTGCTGCTGAAGCATGGCGCCGACGTGGGCAAGGAGAACCGCAGCGGATGGACAG TcctgcaggaggctgtgagCACCCGTGACCTGGAGCTGGTGCAGCTGGTGCTGCGCTACCGCGACTACCAGAGAGCCATCAAGCGCCTGGCAGGGATCCcggtgctgctggagaagctgcgCAAG gCCCAGGACTTCTATGTGGAGATGAAGTGGGAGTTCACCAGCTGGG TGCCCCTGGTGTCCAAGATCTGCCCCAGCGACACCTACAAGGTGTGGAAGAGTGGCCAGAACCTGCGGGTGGACACCACGCTGCTGGGCTTCGACCACATGACCTGGCAGCGGGGCAACCGCAGCTTCGTCTTTCGGGGACAAG ACAGCAGTGCGGTGGTGATGGAGATTGACCACGACAGGCGGGTGGTCTACTTGGAGACGCTGGCCCTGGCCGGCCACgaccaggaggtgctgctggctgctgtgcagcccACCGAGGAGCAGGTGATGGGGCGGCTCACGGCCCCCGTCGTCACCACCCAGCTCGACACCAAGAACATCGCCTTCGAGAG GAACAAGTCTGGGATCCTGGGCTGGAGGAGCGAGAAGACGGAAATGGTGAATGGGTATGAGGCGaag GTCTATGGCGCTTCCAACGTGGAGCTGATCACACGGACACGGACCGAGCACCTCTCAGACCAGCACAAGGGCAAGAGCAAAG GCTGTAAGACCCCCCTGCAATCCTTCCTGGGCATCGCTGAGCAGCACGTGGGGCCCAACAATGGG ACACTGATCACGCAGACACTGAGCCACGCCAACCCCACTGCCATCACCCCCGAGGAGTACTTCAACCCCAACTTCGAGCTGGGCAACCGGGACATGGGGCGGCCCATGGAGCTCACCACCAAGACCCAGAA GTTCAAGGCAAAGCTGTGGCTGTGTGAGGACCACCCGCTGTCCCTGTGTGAGCAGGTTGCCCCCATCATCGATCTCATGGCAATAAGCAACGCGCTCTTCGCCAAACTGCGGGACTTCATCACCCTGCGCCTCCCGCCCGGCTTCCCCGTCAAGATTG aaatcccCATCTTCCATATCCTCAACGCCCGAATAACCTTCGGCAACCTCAATGGGTGTGATGAGCCGGTGAGCTCCCTgcggcacagccccagcagcgaGGCGCCCTCGCCCAGCAGCGACTCCTCCAGcgtcagcagctccagctccctca CCTCGTGCCGAGCGTGTGAGATGGACCCGGCGCTGTTCGAGGTGCCGCGGGGGTACAGCGTGGTGGGCACCCACCAGGATGCCCTGCGGGAGGACGAGGATGACCTGCTGCAGTTTGCCATCCAGCAGAGCCTCCTGGAAGCGGGCAGCGAGTACGACCAG GTGACCATTTGGGAAGCACTGACCAACAGCAAGCCGGGCACCCACCCCATGTCGCACGAGGGCCGCCGGGGAGACAG GACTCCGCAGCACACGGCAGCCCCGCGTccccccgcggccccggcggcggggccgggccgggcgccgGGCGCGCTGTTCCCCAGCTACGCGGAGCAGCTGCGCCTGGCCATGGCGCTGTCGGCGCGGGAGCAGGAGGAAGCGGAGCGCCGGACGcgccaggaggaggaggatctgcagCGCATCCTGCAGCTCTCGCTGACGGAGAAGTGA
- the CORO6 gene encoding coronin-6 isoform X1 → MSRRVVRQSKFRHVFGQPVKADQMYEDIRVSKVTCDSSFCAVNPKFVAIIVESGGGGAFIVLPLAKTGRVDKNHPLVTGHTAPVLDIDWCPHNDNVIASASEDTTVMVWQIPDYVPVRNITEPVVTLEGHSKRVSIISWHPTARNVLLSAGCDNLVILWNVGTGEMLLALDDMHTDLIYNVGWNRNGSLLVTTCKDKKVRVIDPRKQQIIAERFAPHEGLRPVRAIFTREGHIFTTGFTRMSQRELGLWDPNNFEEPIALQEMDTSNGVLLPFYDADSSIVYLCGKGDSSIRYFEITDEAPYVHYLNTYSSKEPQRGMGFMPKRGLDVSKCEIARFFKLHERKCEPIVMTVPRKSDLFQDDLYPDTPGPEPALEADEWLSGKDAEPILISLRDGYVPIKNRELKVVKKNILDSKPPPSPRRRHSTCDSDFSQPALEEVLEEIRALKETVQAQEKRISDLENKLGQFTNGTD, encoded by the exons ATGAGCCGCCGCGTGGTGCGCCAGAGCAAGTTCCGGCACGTCTTCGGGCAGCCGGTGAAGGCAGACCAGATGTACGAGGACATCCGTGTCTCCAAGGTGACGTGTGACAGCTCCTTCTGCGCTGTCAACCCCAAGTTTGTGGCCATCATTGTGGAGTCCGGTGGTGGCGGGGCCTTCATTGTCCTGCCCCTTGCCAAG ACAGGACGGGTGGACAAGAACCACCCGCTGGTGACGGGACACACGGCGCCCGTGCTGGACATCGACTGGTGTCCACACAACGACAACGTCATCGCCAGCGCCTCGGAGGACACCACTGTcatg GTGTGGCAGATCCCCGACTATGTCCCCGTGCGCAACATCACGGAGCCCGTGGTGACACTGGAGGGACACTCCAAGCGGGTGAGCATCATCTCCTGGCACCCCACCGCCCGCAACGTCCTGCTCAGCGCAG GCTGCGACAACCTGGTGATCCTCTGGAACGTGGGCACCggggagatgctgctggctctggacGACATGCACACCGACCTCATCTACAACGTGGGCTGGAACCGCAACGGCAGCCTGCTGGTCACCACGTGCAAGGACAAGAAGGTCCGTGTCATCGACCCCCGCAAGCAGCAGATCATAGCG GAGAGGTTTGCCCCCCACGAAGGGCTGAGGCCCGTGCGGGCCATCTTCACACGGGAAGGACACATCTTTACCACGGGCTTTACCAGAATGAGCCAGCGGGAGCTGGGCTTGTGGGACCCG AATAACTTTGAGGAGCCCATTGCCCTGCAAGAGATGGACACGAGCAACGGGGTCCTGCTGCCCTTCTACGACGCCGATTCCAGCATTGTCTACCTCTGTGGGAAG GGTGACAGCAGCATCCGGTACTTCGAGATCACGGACGAGGCTCCCTACGTGCACTACCTGAACACCTACAGCAGCAAGGAGCCCCAGCGGGGCATGGGCTTCATGCCCAAGCGAGGGCTGGATGTCAGCAAGTGTGAGATCGCCAG GTTCTTCAAGCTGCACGAGCGCAAGTGCGAGCCCATTGTCATGACGGTGCCACGCAAG TCAGACCTCTTCCAGGATGACCTGTACCCCGACACGCCAGGCCCCGAGCCGGCCCTGGAGGCAGATGAGTGGCTGTCAGGGAAGGACGCAGAGCCCATCCTCATCTCGCTGCGGGATGGGTACGTGCCCATCAAGAACCGGGAGCTGAAGGTGGTCAAGAAGAACATCCTGGACAGCAAACCCCCGCCAAGCCCCCGGCGCAGGCACTCTACCTGCGACTCAGACTTCTCT cagccagccttggaggaggtgctggaggagatcCGTGCCCTGAAGGAGACGGTCCAAGCGCAGGAGAAGCGCATCTCCGACCTGGAGAACAAACTCGGCCAGTTCACCAACGGCACGGACTAG
- the CORO6 gene encoding coronin-6 isoform X3, with product MSRRVVRQSKFRHVFGQPVKADQMYEDIRVSKVTCDSSFCAVNPKFVAIIVESGGGGAFIVLPLAKTGRVDKNHPLVTGHTAPVLDIDWCPHNDNVIASASEDTTVMVWQIPDYVPVRNITEPVVTLEGHSKRVSIISWHPTARNVLLSAGCDNLVILWNVGTGEMLLALDDMHTDLIYNVGWNRNGSLLVTTCKDKKVRVIDPRKQQIIAEKTKPHDGTRPIRAIFVADGKIFTTGFSRMSERQLGLWDLERFAPHEGLRPVRAIFTREGHIFTTGFTRMSQRELGLWDPNNFEEPIALQEMDTSNGVLLPFYDADSSIVYLCGKGDSSIRYFEITDEAPYVHYLNTYSSKEPQRGMGFMPKRGLDVSKCEIARFFKLHERKCEPIVMTVPRKSDLFQDDLYPDTPGPEPALEADEWLSGKDAEPILISLRDGYVPIKNRELKVVKKNILDSKPPPSPRRRHSTCDSDFSQPALEEVLEEIRALKETVQAQEKRISDLENKLGQFTNGTD from the exons ATGAGCCGCCGCGTGGTGCGCCAGAGCAAGTTCCGGCACGTCTTCGGGCAGCCGGTGAAGGCAGACCAGATGTACGAGGACATCCGTGTCTCCAAGGTGACGTGTGACAGCTCCTTCTGCGCTGTCAACCCCAAGTTTGTGGCCATCATTGTGGAGTCCGGTGGTGGCGGGGCCTTCATTGTCCTGCCCCTTGCCAAG ACAGGACGGGTGGACAAGAACCACCCGCTGGTGACGGGACACACGGCGCCCGTGCTGGACATCGACTGGTGTCCACACAACGACAACGTCATCGCCAGCGCCTCGGAGGACACCACTGTcatg GTGTGGCAGATCCCCGACTATGTCCCCGTGCGCAACATCACGGAGCCCGTGGTGACACTGGAGGGACACTCCAAGCGGGTGAGCATCATCTCCTGGCACCCCACCGCCCGCAACGTCCTGCTCAGCGCAG GCTGCGACAACCTGGTGATCCTCTGGAACGTGGGCACCggggagatgctgctggctctggacGACATGCACACCGACCTCATCTACAACGTGGGCTGGAACCGCAACGGCAGCCTGCTGGTCACCACGTGCAAGGACAAGAAGGTCCGTGTCATCGACCCCCGCAAGCAGCAGATCATAGCG GAGAAAACCAAACCGCACGACGGCACCCGGCCCATCCGCGCCATCTTCGTGGCCGATGGCAAGATCTTCACCACGGGCTTCAGCAGGATGAGCGAGCGGCAGCTGGGCCTCTGGGACCTG GAGAGGTTTGCCCCCCACGAAGGGCTGAGGCCCGTGCGGGCCATCTTCACACGGGAAGGACACATCTTTACCACGGGCTTTACCAGAATGAGCCAGCGGGAGCTGGGCTTGTGGGACCCG AATAACTTTGAGGAGCCCATTGCCCTGCAAGAGATGGACACGAGCAACGGGGTCCTGCTGCCCTTCTACGACGCCGATTCCAGCATTGTCTACCTCTGTGGGAAG GGTGACAGCAGCATCCGGTACTTCGAGATCACGGACGAGGCTCCCTACGTGCACTACCTGAACACCTACAGCAGCAAGGAGCCCCAGCGGGGCATGGGCTTCATGCCCAAGCGAGGGCTGGATGTCAGCAAGTGTGAGATCGCCAG GTTCTTCAAGCTGCACGAGCGCAAGTGCGAGCCCATTGTCATGACGGTGCCACGCAAG TCAGACCTCTTCCAGGATGACCTGTACCCCGACACGCCAGGCCCCGAGCCGGCCCTGGAGGCAGATGAGTGGCTGTCAGGGAAGGACGCAGAGCCCATCCTCATCTCGCTGCGGGATGGGTACGTGCCCATCAAGAACCGGGAGCTGAAGGTGGTCAAGAAGAACATCCTGGACAGCAAACCCCCGCCAAGCCCCCGGCGCAGGCACTCTACCTGCGACTCAGACTTCTCT cagccagccttggaggaggtgctggaggagatcCGTGCCCTGAAGGAGACGGTCCAAGCGCAGGAGAAGCGCATCTCCGACCTGGAGAACAAACTCGGCCAGTTCACCAACGGCACGGACTAG